The genomic region ACAAAAGGCGTCATAGATGTTTTGGCAATGAGCCCCATAAACCATGTGATGCACCCATAAGCGCTCAGAGCAGAAACCCCCGCACCCAAGGCCAAGATTTCCCACTGAACTCCCTCCTTAAGGGCCAAAAGTTCCATGCCCTTGAGTCCACCCGCTAGCACAATTACTGGGATAGAAAGTAAAAAAGAAAAACGCGCGGCACTTACCCGTGAAAACCCAAATAACAACGCCGCGGTGATGGTCACGCCCGAACGGGACGCACCAGGAATCAGCGCAAGGGCTTGGAAAACCCCAATAGTAAGGGCAAGCATCAAGGTCAACTCTCCCAGTTCTCGCGCTCCGCCCTTACGGTCTGCTACATAGAGCAAAAGTCCAAACCCCAAGGTTGCATAGGCAATCACACTGGGAGAGCGCAAGAGTATTTCTACCACGTCACCCAAAAACAACCCCGCCAAACCCACAGGAATCGTCCCCACAATCACCATCCACGCCAAAGAGCTCTCTCCTGTGGCTTGGCGTTTCCAAAGAGAAACACACCAATCCCGAAGTAACGCCCACACATCGCGCCAAAAATAGGCCAATACTGCCATCAATGAGCCTACATGCACCGCCACATCAAAGGCTAATCCTTGGTCTTCCCAGTGTAAAAATTCGGGAATTAGAATCAGGTGGGCGGAACTTGAGATGGGCAAAAATTCCGTGAGCCCCTGAACAAGGGCTAACACTACGGCTTGGTACCACTCCATTAGAGGCGGCTTAACAGATAGGCTTCCAATGCCCCAGCATCATCAAACACATGCTTGGCTCCATGGGCGACTAACTCTTCTTTCTCGCGAAACCCCCAGCTCACGCCCAAGGGCTCCACCCCTGCGCGCACGGCGGTTTCCATGTCGGTTTTGGTATCTCCCACAAAGCACACCTCTTCAGGGCTTACATGTAAGCCTTCCAAAAGAGCAAAAAGTCCCGCAGGATGGGGTTTTCGCGGAATCCCCTCTTTCTCTCCGGCTATCCCACAAAAGGTAAGGTTTGGGAAAAAATGCGTCACGCATTCCCCCACAAACACGTCGGCCTTATTGGATAGAATCCCCACTTTCACCCCTTTACATGTAAGGGTTTCTAGTAAGTGTTCAATCCCCGCATAGGGCATTGATGTTGCTTTCCACTGGGTAGCGTAATGCTCTTTAAGGGTTTTTAGCAAAGCGTCCGTAAGGTCTGGACTGGCAAGTTTTTGCATCAAAGCACGCATGCCCTCGCCCACAAAAAGCTTGTACGCCTCCACAGGATGGGGCGACAAGCCGTGGGTCTGGAGGGCGTAATTTGCACTCCTGGCGATGTCTTCCAAAGTGTCTAATAAGGTGCCATCTAAATCAAAAAAAACCGCCTTAAGTGCCATCTAAAGCCCCAGGGCTACGCGCTTAATATTTTCAACCGTAAAGCCAAAATGTTCAAACAATTTTACTGCGTCTCCGCTAGCCCCAAAACCTTCCATGCCAATCACTGCATCGGCGTAGCGGTACCACTCCACTCCTGCGGCCGCTTCAATGGCAAGTACTTTGGTGTTAGGGTTTACCACGCGGGCCTTATAAGCGTCTTCTTGCAAGTTAAACAAGTCAAAGCACGGCACGCTGACGACGTTGGCCCTTACGCCCTCTTTTTCCAATTCACATCCTGCTTTGAGAGCAAGCATGACTTCGCTTCCGCTGGCCATCAATGTTACCGTTGCACCTTCACGCTCTTTAAGCAAATAGGCGCCATTTTCCACCTCTCCAAAGGCGCGGTCATCTTTTAAAACGTCCAACTTTTGGCGTGAGCACACAAAGGCGGCAGGTGCTTTACGGGCCAAGGCCACCTGCCAACATTTAACGTTTTCCACCGCATCTGCAGGGCGAAAGACAAAAAAGTTTGGAAGGGCGCGAAATTGGCTGAGTTGTTCGATGGGCTGGTGGGTTGGGCCATCTTCTCCCACGCCAATACTATCGTGCGTCCAGATAAAATAATGCTTCAACCCCATTAAGGCTGCCAACCTTGCAGCAGGCTTTAAGTAGTCACTAAAGATGAAAAACGTAGCGCTGTAAGGGATAAACAGGCCGTACAAGGAAAAGGCATTACAAATGGCCGCCATGGCATGTTCGCGAATACCAAAGTGCATGTTGCGTCCATGAGGAAACTCGCCCATGCCTTTGAGTTCGGTTTTATTAGAAGGGCCAAGATCTGCACTGCCGCCCATGAAACCAGGAAGGGCTTTGGCGATAGCATTGAGAATTTGGCCGTTGCTATCACGCGTAGCTACGCCCGAACCTGCCTCGTACGTGGGCCATTGGATTTTTGACACATCAGGATGCTGCAAGCTTTCAAGCAACAACCGTTGCTCTTCGCTTAGCATGGTGGCAATTTTTTCATTCCACTGGGCCTGAGCAAGGTCCCCTTTTTCAACCGCTACGCGAAAGCGCGCCAACACGTCCTCATCTACCCAAAACTGTTTCTGGGGGTCAAATCCGCATTTGGTTTTGGCATTAGTAATTTCCGTTTCACCCAAAGGCGCACCGTGGGAATGGTGGCTGCCTTCTAATTCACACGCCCCTTTAGCAATGACTGTGTCGGCGATGATTAAATAGGGTTTGCATTTTTCCTTAGCTTCACTCAACACAAACTCAATCTCATCAAAATTGTGCCCATCGATGCGCGAAACCGCCCAACCTTGCGCTTCAAAACGCGCTTTTACGTCTTCATTCCATGCAATAGACGTATCGCCCTCGATGGTGATGTTGTTAGAATCATAAATAAGCACAAGGTTATTGAGCCCCAAAGAGCCCGCTAAAGAACACGCTTCGTAGCTAATCCCTTCTTGCAAGTCTCCATCGCCGCACAAGCAGTAGACCTTGTGGTCAACGACATTAACTTGGTCAGAGTTTAAAATGTTGCCTGCATATTTTGCCGCCATCGCAAAACCCACGGCGTTAGCAACACCTTGACCGAGTGGCCCTGTGGTCACCTCCACACCCGGCACATCGTGGTATTCGGGGTGTCCTGGTGTTTTACTGCCAAGTTGGCGAAAATTTTGCAAATCCTCACGCGTGATGTCATATCCACATAAATGGTAAAAACTGTAAATGAGCGCCGAAGCATGGCCACCACTAAAGACCAAGCGGTCGCGGTTTAACCAAGTTGGGTCTTTGGGGTTATGCACCAAGTGGTTTGCTAAAACAGTCATAATGTCTGCTAGCCCCATCGGCGCACCAGGGTGGCCACTGTTGGCTTTTTGTACCATATCTGCGGCTAAAAATCGAATAGTGTTGGCTTGTTTTTGTAGCATTTCTGTGTTCATTGTTATTTTCCTTTAATAAAATACGCTGTAACAATACGCGCCAAATCATCCCCTAGCGCGCCTCCTATTTCTCCTGCCTCGCGGCACAATATCTGTGCCAATTCCTCTTTTTGACGTTCAGCCTCTTTGATGCCCAGAAGGTTCGTAAAAGAGTTTTTTACCCCATCGTTTCCCGTAGGTTTTCCTGCCTCTTGGGATGTTTGTGTCGCATCAATCACATCATCTTGAATCTGAAATAAAAGCCCCAACTTTAGCCCAAATGCTTCAAGGGCTTTTTCGGTGGCATTATCACATCCTGCGATAATGCCACCCATTTTTAAACTTGCTGCAATGAGCTTTGCTGTTTTATTGGTGTGTAAAAATTCCAATTTTTCTAAAGATAAAAGCTGGTTTTCAAAATGGCAATCAATGGCTTGCCCCAAAACCATTCCACCAGCCCCACCATAAAGCGCTAAGGTCTCCACAAGAGCAATGCGCACCGCTGCGCTAAGAGGCGCTTTGGCCAAAACAGCAAAGGCATGGGTGTTGAGCGCATCACCTACTAAAATAGCCGTCACCTCATCAAAGCTTACATGTAAAGTAGGGTGACCTCGCCGCAAAGAAGCATTATCCATGGCAGGCAAATCATCATGAATCAACGAATACGTGTGCAACATCTCAACAGCAGCCGCGGCGTGCAAGGCATGCTCAGCCAACAGCGGCGCTAAATGCTCCACAACCTTTAGCAGCAACATGGGGCGAAACCGTTTGCCTCCGGCTTTTAGCATTACCTGAAGGGCTTCTTCGTAGTGGGGGTGAAAACTGGGAGCCTCGGGTAAATTAGCAAGGAAAAAAGATTCAAACTGTGCAATATTTTGCTCTAAAAGTTCCACGCAGTGTCCTATTGTTGAGGGATTTTAAGGGTGATAAAAAAATGAAACCCTTTGCGATCAAAGAGCATATGGTGGGTTTGATTTTTGGGTAATGCACCAAGAAGTGTGCGTACTTGTGTTGGAGTTTTTAAGGGCTGGGTATTGATTTGCAAAAGCTTATCTCCTGCTTCAAGCCCTTGGGTTTGAGCTAGCGAATTCGCCTCAACGCGCCTAAGCACCAAACCTCCATCAAACACCATCCCCAAGGCTTCAAGGTAGGTTTCTTGCGCCAAGGGAATAAGACGTCTGGGCTTTACATGTAAAGAGAGAGTAATTCTTTGCCCAGCACGCATCACTTCAGCATTTAACAAAGTGTCCTTAGGAGAAAACAAAAAAGTTTCTTGCACGTGTTGCAACTCATTTACTTGCTTTTTATCTAACCGAACAAGGCGATCGCCTTGACGCAACGGACTATTACTAAAGGGATCAACATGTGTTACCACAATGTGTGTATCTTGCTGCGCAAAACGCGCACCCACATCCCCGTAATAAACCGTGTCATAGGCGACAATATGCTCCAAATAACGATTCCCAATAAAATTTCCCTCATTTCGGGCTACTCCATACATATCACAACACACGCCCGTAACAATAGCGCCGCGTGTGGCCTTTGCCGTAAACCCATCAAACCCATCAAACCCATCAAGGCCAGAAGTTAAGGCGCCAAGCTTTCCAATAGAAACGGCTGAAGTATGGCTCACCGAAGCCAACCATTCTCCCTTTTTTAAAGCTCTCTCTTCATTTTGAGGCACAGGGGAAAGGGGGGTAGTGCTGCGTAAAACATAGAGGTTTAAAAATGGGTCATATTTTACAAACGAACGCGGGCGTTCAAAAGAGACAGCGCGCGTAGGTGTAATGGCGATGGCACGCACGCCCTCAAGAGTTACATAGGCAGGCTTATTGCGGTTAAAACATGCTTCAAAATCCCCCACCGTAGGTGCTTCTTCCGCCCATGCGCAAAACGAAAATACTAGTACCAACCCAAGCAGTTTAGTTTTGATGGCCAAATCCTCCTAAGCGTGAGAGCATTTGCGTAGCAGCCAGTTTTTTATTTTCCTCCACCATAGCACTTGCATCGTTAATGGAGCTGATGAGTAAAATTTGCAAAGACTCTTTATCTTCGAGTAAAGAAGGGTCAATGTGAATATCAACCACTTGTCCTTTGCCATTCATCGTTACCTTAACCATACCGCCACCACTTTTGGCGGTAAATTCTTTATTGGCAGCCTCTTCTTCCATTGTCTTGGCGTGCTTTTGCGCCTCTTCAAACATCGCACCCATTTTTGAAAAATCAAGATTATCAAACATTAGATAAAATCCCTCACTTCCTCAATTTGGTTATGCTC from Sulfurospirillum tamanense harbors:
- a CDS encoding undecaprenyl-diphosphate phosphatase; translation: MEWYQAVVLALVQGLTEFLPISSSAHLILIPEFLHWEDQGLAFDVAVHVGSLMAVLAYFWRDVWALLRDWCVSLWKRQATGESSLAWMVIVGTIPVGLAGLFLGDVVEILLRSPSVIAYATLGFGLLLYVADRKGGARELGELTLMLALTIGVFQALALIPGASRSGVTITAALLFGFSRVSAARFSFLLSIPVIVLAGGLKGMELLALKEGVQWEILALGAGVSALSAYGCITWFMGLIAKTSMTPFVAYRLGLGVLLLGVFGFWA
- a CDS encoding HAD family hydrolase, with the protein product MALKAVFFDLDGTLLDTLEDIARSANYALQTHGLSPHPVEAYKLFVGEGMRALMQKLASPDLTDALLKTLKEHYATQWKATSMPYAGIEHLLETLTCKGVKVGILSNKADVFVGECVTHFFPNLTFCGIAGEKEGIPRKPHPAGLFALLEGLHVSPEEVCFVGDTKTDMETAVRAGVEPLGVSWGFREKEELVAHGAKHVFDDAGALEAYLLSRL
- the tkt gene encoding transketolase, with translation MLQKQANTIRFLAADMVQKANSGHPGAPMGLADIMTVLANHLVHNPKDPTWLNRDRLVFSGGHASALIYSFYHLCGYDITREDLQNFRQLGSKTPGHPEYHDVPGVEVTTGPLGQGVANAVGFAMAAKYAGNILNSDQVNVVDHKVYCLCGDGDLQEGISYEACSLAGSLGLNNLVLIYDSNNITIEGDTSIAWNEDVKARFEAQGWAVSRIDGHNFDEIEFVLSEAKEKCKPYLIIADTVIAKGACELEGSHHSHGAPLGETEITNAKTKCGFDPQKQFWVDEDVLARFRVAVEKGDLAQAQWNEKIATMLSEEQRLLLESLQHPDVSKIQWPTYEAGSGVATRDSNGQILNAIAKALPGFMGGSADLGPSNKTELKGMGEFPHGRNMHFGIREHAMAAICNAFSLYGLFIPYSATFFIFSDYLKPAARLAALMGLKHYFIWTHDSIGVGEDGPTHQPIEQLSQFRALPNFFVFRPADAVENVKCWQVALARKAPAAFVCSRQKLDVLKDDRAFGEVENGAYLLKEREGATVTLMASGSEVMLALKAGCELEKEGVRANVVSVPCFDLFNLQEDAYKARVVNPNTKVLAIEAAAGVEWYRYADAVIGMEGFGASGDAVKLFEHFGFTVENIKRVALGL
- a CDS encoding polyprenyl synthetase family protein — protein: MELLEQNIAQFESFFLANLPEAPSFHPHYEEALQVMLKAGGKRFRPMLLLKVVEHLAPLLAEHALHAAAAVEMLHTYSLIHDDLPAMDNASLRRGHPTLHVSFDEVTAILVGDALNTHAFAVLAKAPLSAAVRIALVETLALYGGAGGMVLGQAIDCHFENQLLSLEKLEFLHTNKTAKLIAASLKMGGIIAGCDNATEKALEAFGLKLGLLFQIQDDVIDATQTSQEAGKPTGNDGVKNSFTNLLGIKEAERQKEELAQILCREAGEIGGALGDDLARIVTAYFIKGK
- a CDS encoding DUF7488 domain-containing protein, with protein sequence MAIKTKLLGLVLVFSFCAWAEEAPTVGDFEACFNRNKPAYVTLEGVRAIAITPTRAVSFERPRSFVKYDPFLNLYVLRSTTPLSPVPQNEERALKKGEWLASVSHTSAVSIGKLGALTSGLDGFDGFDGFTAKATRGAIVTGVCCDMYGVARNEGNFIGNRYLEHIVAYDTVYYGDVGARFAQQDTHIVVTHVDPFSNSPLRQGDRLVRLDKKQVNELQHVQETFLFSPKDTLLNAEVMRAGQRITLSLHVKPRRLIPLAQETYLEALGMVFDGGLVLRRVEANSLAQTQGLEAGDKLLQINTQPLKTPTQVRTLLGALPKNQTHHMLFDRKGFHFFITLKIPQQ
- a CDS encoding YbaB/EbfC family nucleoid-associated protein; protein product: MFDNLDFSKMGAMFEEAQKHAKTMEEEAANKEFTAKSGGGMVKVTMNGKGQVVDIHIDPSLLEDKESLQILLISSINDASAMVEENKKLAATQMLSRLGGFGHQN